A part of Carassius carassius chromosome 4, fCarCar2.1, whole genome shotgun sequence genomic DNA contains:
- the LOC132132007 gene encoding mitochondrial fission process protein 1-like, giving the protein MSSYANEVGKAFRTLVPVSSVWASYAVATAYEFADAFDKGRKAAVAHTEDNGKVVRVAIAVVDTFVCQALASVAIPGFTINRICAASFFLLGKTTRWPLPVRKWTTSAIGLSTIPFIITPIDR; this is encoded by the exons ATGTCCA GTTATGCTAACGAGGTGGGCAAGGCATTTCGCACATTGGTGCCAGTCAGCTCGGTGTGGGCCAGCTACGCCGTGGCCACTGCATACGAGTTTGCTGATGCATTTGACAAAGGCAGGAAAGCAGCTGTG GCTCACACTGAGGATAATGGAAAGGTGGTGCGGGTGGCCATTGCTGTGGTTGACACGTTCGTCTGCCAGGCTTTGGCTTCAGTGGCCATTCCTGGATTCACAATCAACCGCATTTGTGCCGCGTCGTTCTTCCTGCTGGGAAAAACCACACGCTGGCCACTTCCTGTGCGCAAGTGGACCACATCCGCCATTGGCCTCTCCACCATCCCATTCATCATCACACCTATTGACAGGTGA